The Halobellus sp. MBLA0158 genome has a window encoding:
- a CDS encoding M48 family metallopeptidase — MRHLGLKARMAIVGSILFAFYAVAAVVVMGVFGWPLSLVLLGSVLFVGVQYKVGKWMAIRSVGAEDLPEDRYPEIHRRVESLSESMGIEKPRLMIARMGVPNAFAVGRKGAGTVVVSEELLSRLSADEVEGVLAHELAHIRNRDVVMMVLGQGVASIVAIVAQWAVLLTGDNDIADFFLAIVVGQITQLLVMLFVFAISRYREYVADSDAADAIGGGDPLARALEKISRGNERTQESAVDSQVNALCIFGEERGLARLFATHPPIEKRIERLRG; from the coding sequence ATGAGACACCTCGGACTGAAAGCGCGGATGGCGATCGTCGGATCGATCCTGTTCGCCTTCTACGCCGTCGCGGCCGTGGTCGTGATGGGCGTCTTCGGCTGGCCGCTCTCGCTCGTGCTGCTCGGGAGCGTGCTCTTCGTCGGCGTCCAGTACAAGGTCGGCAAGTGGATGGCGATCCGGAGCGTCGGCGCCGAGGACCTGCCCGAGGACCGGTACCCGGAGATCCACCGGCGCGTCGAGTCGCTCTCGGAGTCGATGGGCATCGAGAAGCCGCGGCTGATGATCGCGCGGATGGGCGTCCCCAACGCCTTCGCGGTCGGTCGCAAGGGCGCGGGCACGGTCGTCGTCAGCGAGGAACTGCTCTCGCGGCTGAGCGCCGACGAGGTCGAGGGCGTCCTCGCGCACGAGCTCGCGCACATCCGCAACCGCGACGTGGTGATGATGGTGCTCGGCCAGGGGGTCGCCTCCATCGTCGCCATCGTCGCCCAGTGGGCCGTGCTCCTGACCGGCGACAACGACATCGCGGACTTCTTCCTCGCGATCGTCGTCGGCCAGATCACCCAACTGCTCGTGATGCTCTTCGTCTTCGCCATCTCCCGGTACCGGGAGTACGTCGCCGACAGCGACGCCGCCGACGCCATCGGCGGCGGCGACCCGCTCGCCCGCGCCCTGGAGAAGATCAGCCGCGGGAACGAGCGGACCCAGGAGTCCGCGGTCGACTCGCAGGTGAACGCCCTCTGCATCTTCGGCGAGGAGCGCGGCCTCGCCCGCCTGTTCGCGACGCACCCGCCGATCGAAAAGCGGATCGAGCGCCTGCGCGGGTAA
- a CDS encoding NUDIX hydrolase, with protein sequence MVDSEPSSGDDLAWTTTGSDIDYACPGFEVRRDDVVLPDGTKTDFHYVDEPPAVVVLPFTPDGDVVLVEEWRQAVGRVNRGLPAGTAESDDADLDDAARRELGEETGYEADAVEHLFAAEPANGLLDSVHHYFVARGCEPSGEQDLDFNESIRVVTADYDDLLTEVLDGDVRDGRTALGITRYELAERWR encoded by the coding sequence ATGGTCGACAGCGAGCCTTCCAGCGGCGACGACCTGGCCTGGACGACGACCGGGAGCGACATCGACTACGCCTGCCCGGGCTTCGAGGTGCGGCGCGACGACGTGGTCCTGCCGGACGGCACCAAGACGGACTTTCACTACGTCGACGAGCCGCCCGCGGTGGTCGTCCTCCCCTTTACGCCCGACGGCGACGTCGTCCTCGTCGAGGAGTGGCGCCAGGCCGTCGGGCGCGTCAACCGCGGCCTGCCCGCCGGGACGGCCGAGTCCGACGACGCCGACCTCGACGACGCCGCACGCAGGGAACTCGGCGAGGAGACCGGATACGAGGCCGACGCCGTCGAGCACCTCTTCGCCGCCGAGCCGGCCAACGGCCTCCTCGACAGCGTCCACCACTACTTCGTCGCTCGCGGCTGTGAGCCGTCGGGCGAACAGGACCTCGACTTCAACGAGAGCATCCGCGTAGTCACCGCCGACTACGACGACCTCCTGACCGAGGTCCTCGACGGGGACGTCCGCGACGGCCGGACGGCGCTCGGGATCACCCGCTACGAACTCGCGGAGCGCTGGCGGTGA
- the arcS gene encoding archaeosine synthase subunit alpha — translation MTDYFEVHRRDGAARLGELRLSDPLRTPALVDGSVDDAGSLWTDERGVPKGYREILTVLPHRSFPAGTDERVQESFAVDYPDVDYPSAAVVTPETADDYGADAYILSNASGFVGHAAAFREELIAAREALPADTAIYLSGVATPRNAATLVYAGVDLLDAKRARVRGLEGFYLTSEGEYFLEDLDELPCSCPACRGKHVGEGVRGDDPTSDPAAFDGEDCADHNEYALESELATVRRRIRDGRLRDYIEGQARHDQWLTAAFREFDQQYGYLEERTPVVRDTELAAATEDSLRRVEIQRFAERVTTRYRNRFSNPLVLVPCSATKPYSESQSHAQFHDAIQYRGHVASMTSPIGVVPMELELTYPAQHYDTVVTGRWSEDEKSFVADVLGRYLDRNDYPRVIAHVPDEGYREICERVAADVDVPFEYTVEDHPTTTDSLANLMSTLDEELKYSRRERQHNTVKALADYQFGPGAGDDLFADVDLQVTSRYPKLQVRDGDTEAGDGNDDGQQLATMVPQYGVLSLTLDGARVWAESDVPTKRVEIDEFVPHGSVLAPGVVDADEEIRVGDEVVVEGPRAFGVGRAQMFGAEMAESTRGEAVQMRHVEEVEES, via the coding sequence ATGACCGATTACTTTGAGGTACACAGGCGCGACGGGGCCGCCCGCCTGGGGGAGCTCCGACTCTCGGATCCGCTCCGGACGCCGGCGCTCGTCGACGGGAGCGTCGACGACGCGGGCAGCCTCTGGACGGACGAGCGCGGCGTCCCGAAGGGGTACAGGGAGATCCTGACGGTCCTCCCGCACCGGTCGTTCCCGGCGGGCACCGACGAGCGCGTCCAGGAGTCGTTCGCGGTCGACTACCCCGACGTCGACTACCCGAGCGCGGCGGTCGTCACGCCCGAGACGGCCGACGACTACGGCGCCGACGCGTACATCCTCTCGAACGCGAGCGGGTTCGTCGGACACGCCGCGGCCTTCCGCGAGGAGCTCATCGCCGCGCGTGAGGCGCTGCCGGCCGATACGGCGATCTACCTCTCGGGTGTCGCGACCCCGCGCAACGCCGCGACGCTCGTCTACGCCGGCGTCGACCTCCTCGACGCCAAGCGGGCGCGCGTCCGCGGCCTCGAAGGCTTCTATCTCACCTCGGAGGGCGAGTACTTCCTCGAAGACCTCGACGAACTGCCGTGTTCCTGCCCGGCGTGTCGCGGCAAGCACGTCGGCGAGGGCGTCCGCGGCGACGACCCCACGTCGGATCCGGCCGCCTTCGACGGCGAGGACTGCGCCGACCACAACGAGTACGCCCTCGAATCGGAACTGGCGACGGTCCGTCGACGGATCCGCGACGGCCGGCTCCGGGACTACATCGAGGGACAGGCCCGTCACGATCAGTGGCTCACGGCAGCGTTCCGGGAGTTCGACCAGCAGTACGGCTACCTGGAGGAGCGGACGCCCGTCGTCCGCGACACCGAACTCGCCGCCGCGACCGAAGACAGCCTCCGGCGCGTCGAGATCCAGCGGTTCGCCGAGCGCGTGACGACCCGGTACCGAAACCGGTTCTCGAATCCCCTCGTGTTGGTGCCGTGTTCGGCCACGAAGCCATACAGCGAGTCCCAGAGCCACGCGCAGTTCCACGACGCGATCCAGTACCGTGGGCACGTCGCGTCGATGACCTCGCCGATCGGCGTCGTCCCGATGGAACTGGAGCTGACCTACCCCGCCCAGCACTACGACACCGTCGTCACCGGCCGGTGGTCCGAAGACGAGAAGTCGTTCGTCGCCGACGTCCTCGGGCGCTACCTCGATCGCAACGACTACCCGCGGGTGATCGCGCACGTCCCCGACGAGGGCTACCGCGAGATCTGCGAGCGCGTCGCGGCCGACGTCGACGTCCCCTTCGAGTACACCGTCGAGGATCACCCGACTACGACCGATTCGCTCGCGAACCTGATGTCGACCCTCGACGAGGAGCTGAAATACAGCCGCCGCGAGCGCCAGCACAACACCGTGAAGGCGCTCGCGGACTACCAGTTCGGTCCCGGCGCGGGCGACGACCTCTTCGCGGACGTCGACCTGCAGGTCACGAGCCGCTATCCGAAACTGCAGGTCCGCGACGGCGACACCGAGGCGGGAGACGGCAACGACGACGGCCAGCAGTTGGCGACGATGGTCCCGCAGTACGGCGTCCTCTCGCTCACCCTCGACGGCGCCCGCGTCTGGGCGGAGTCCGACGTGCCGACGAAGCGCGTCGAGATCGACGAGTTCGTCCCGCACGGGAGCGTGCTCGCGCCGGGCGTCGTCGACGCCGACGAGGAGATCCGCGTCGGCGACGAGGTCGTCGTCGAGGGGCCGCGCGCCTTCGGCGTCGGCCGCGCGCAGATGTTCGGCGCGGAGATGGCCGAGTCGACCCGCGGCGAGGCGGTACAGATGCGGCACGTCGAAGAAGTAGAGGAGTCGTAG
- a CDS encoding CHY zinc finger protein, translating into MSDADADTTAGDRRTTHAPDRDDRFAVPLVGVAVDPETRCAHWDDAVDIVALRFGCCEAFSPCHACHDEATEHDPEPWPRERFDEPAVLCGACGATLTARRYLDGDDACPACGAAFNPGCRRHRERYFEVGGDGEPNLDA; encoded by the coding sequence ATGAGCGACGCCGATGCTGACACCACCGCGGGAGACCGCCGGACTACGCACGCGCCTGACCGCGACGACCGTTTTGCGGTCCCGCTCGTCGGCGTCGCCGTCGATCCGGAGACGCGCTGTGCGCACTGGGACGACGCGGTCGACATCGTGGCGCTCCGCTTCGGTTGTTGTGAGGCGTTCTCGCCGTGCCACGCGTGTCACGACGAGGCCACCGAGCACGATCCCGAGCCGTGGCCGCGCGAGCGGTTCGACGAGCCGGCGGTGCTGTGCGGCGCCTGCGGAGCGACGCTCACGGCGCGGAGGTACCTCGACGGCGACGACGCGTGTCCCGCCTGCGGCGCGGCGTTCAATCCGGGGTGTCGGCGCCACCGGGAGCGGTACTTCGAGGTCGGCGGCGACGGCGAGCCGAACCTCGACGCCTGA
- a CDS encoding CPBP family intramembrane glutamic endopeptidase: MSPETDSVGGADGLADGERLRAVVRALAAAVLLAGVGIAVGGILVLAAAFVLGLSGVDITPLLSIVLSLALATGVGFGGVALAYLRYRGQGLDYVGVAVPSLREVAFVIAGYVAAMGLLVVASVIISTTGAEAAPNTAAEVGMQNPEILLLLVPASLLLIGPGEELLYRGVVQNRLGEALPAPAAIVLASLIFASIHYFSLAGAPRARLVSISVLVLPTLVFGTVYELTDNIVVPALIHGIYNATLFSMLYLTLQFAGSEQFPQALVAGVF, from the coding sequence GTGTCCCCCGAAACCGATTCAGTCGGCGGCGCCGACGGGCTCGCGGACGGCGAACGGCTCCGGGCGGTCGTCCGGGCGCTCGCGGCCGCCGTGCTCCTGGCGGGCGTCGGCATCGCGGTCGGCGGGATCCTGGTCCTCGCCGCCGCGTTCGTCTTGGGCCTGTCCGGCGTCGATATCACGCCGCTCCTGAGTATCGTCCTCTCGCTTGCCCTCGCGACCGGCGTCGGCTTCGGCGGCGTCGCGCTCGCGTATCTCCGGTACCGCGGTCAGGGACTGGACTACGTCGGCGTGGCGGTGCCCTCCCTCCGCGAGGTCGCGTTCGTCATCGCCGGCTACGTGGCGGCGATGGGGCTCCTGGTCGTCGCGTCGGTGATCATCTCGACGACCGGCGCGGAGGCCGCGCCGAACACGGCCGCGGAGGTCGGGATGCAGAACCCCGAGATCCTGCTCCTCCTAGTGCCGGCGTCGCTGCTCCTGATCGGACCGGGCGAGGAACTGCTCTACCGCGGCGTCGTCCAGAACCGCCTCGGCGAGGCGCTGCCCGCGCCCGCCGCGATCGTCCTCGCGAGCCTCATCTTCGCGTCGATCCATTACTTCTCGCTCGCTGGCGCGCCGCGGGCGCGACTGGTCAGCATCTCCGTGCTCGTGCTCCCGACGCTGGTCTTCGGAACGGTGTACGAACTCACCGACAACATCGTCGTCCCGGCGCTGATCCACGGGATCTACAACGCGACGCTGTTCTCGATGCTGTATCTCACGCTCCAGTTCGCCGGCTCGGAACAGTTCCCGCAGGCGCTCGTCGCCGGGGTCTTCTGA
- a CDS encoding hydrolase, producing MFVGHECLAFALAGWGARRAGRDARTALALAGVAALAALLPDLDVAYAVATYAAAVAGGVPLGWEAFWGVANRVHRVVTHPLPVGAAATLAFGAGHLVGRARRSDPSPSAVVTAAVALLAGLAILWGFRSTVGLSAAVVAAAFLLVAAVAGAAVARRTPLPPTATMLAAGVGFLTHPFGDVFLASPPPLLSPFGPPLLTERVVLSVDPTLNLLGILFVEVAAVWAAVAVYAQLASPGGSQTALRDAVDPRAGLGLVYAPAAFVLPRPTIADAHVLGFTIVPLALLVGGWIWLSARGGDAVRSSAGLDRDPRFVAVVGALTALTVAAAGYLVAYAAV from the coding sequence ATGTTCGTCGGCCACGAGTGCCTCGCGTTCGCCCTCGCGGGGTGGGGTGCGCGCCGCGCCGGCCGCGACGCGCGGACCGCGCTCGCGCTCGCGGGCGTCGCCGCGCTCGCGGCGCTCCTCCCGGACCTCGACGTCGCGTACGCCGTCGCCACGTACGCCGCCGCCGTCGCCGGCGGGGTCCCGCTCGGCTGGGAGGCGTTCTGGGGCGTCGCAAACCGCGTCCACCGCGTCGTCACCCATCCGCTCCCCGTCGGCGCCGCCGCGACGCTCGCCTTCGGCGCGGGCCACCTCGTCGGGCGAGCGCGCCGATCCGACCCGTCGCCGTCCGCCGTCGTCACCGCGGCCGTCGCTCTCCTGGCGGGGCTCGCGATCCTGTGGGGCTTCCGCTCGACGGTCGGACTCTCCGCGGCGGTCGTCGCGGCCGCGTTCCTCCTCGTCGCGGCCGTCGCCGGGGCCGCCGTCGCCCGACGAACCCCTCTTCCACCTACCGCGACGATGCTCGCCGCCGGCGTCGGATTTCTGACTCACCCGTTCGGCGACGTCTTCCTGGCGTCGCCGCCGCCGCTGCTGTCGCCGTTCGGCCCACCGCTCCTGACCGAGCGCGTCGTCCTCTCGGTCGATCCGACGCTGAACCTCCTCGGGATCCTCTTCGTCGAGGTCGCGGCGGTCTGGGCCGCCGTGGCGGTCTACGCGCAGCTGGCCTCCCCGGGCGGGTCGCAGACCGCCCTCCGCGACGCCGTCGACCCGCGTGCGGGCCTCGGACTCGTGTACGCGCCGGCCGCGTTCGTCCTCCCGCGGCCGACGATCGCCGACGCGCACGTCCTCGGCTTCACGATCGTTCCGCTTGCGCTCCTCGTGGGCGGGTGGATCTGGCTGTCCGCCCGCGGCGGCGACGCCGTCCGATCGTCCGCCGGGCTCGACCGCGACCCGCGGTTCGTCGCGGTCGTCGGCGCGCTCACGGCGCTCACGGTCGCCGCAGCCGGATACCTCGTCGCGTACGCCGCCGTGTGA
- a CDS encoding ubiquitin-like small modifier protein 1 — MSLQLRFFATFREAVGTKTITRDYDADTVGDVLVALEREFEGLAGEILDDGAVRPQVNVLLNGRDIEHQSGVETPIEPDDTLSIFPPVAGGAGNA, encoded by the coding sequence ATGTCGTTGCAACTGCGGTTCTTCGCCACCTTCCGGGAGGCGGTGGGGACGAAGACGATCACCCGCGACTACGACGCCGACACCGTCGGCGACGTCCTCGTCGCGCTCGAACGCGAGTTCGAGGGGCTGGCCGGCGAAATTCTGGACGATGGCGCGGTCCGACCGCAGGTGAACGTCCTCCTGAACGGCCGGGACATCGAACACCAGTCGGGCGTCGAGACGCCGATCGAACCGGACGACACGCTGAGCATCTTCCCGCCCGTCGCGGGCGGGGCGGGGAACGCGTGA
- the tgtA gene encoding tRNA guanosine(15) transglycosylase TgtA, translating to MRDHFEVRRGDAAGRIGRLSVPRAGVTVETPALMPVVNPNIRTIPPRELESEFGAEILITNSYIVHSTDDLRERAVEEGLHDLLGFDGAIVTDSGSFQLAEYGEIDVTTREILDFQHEIGSDVGTPIDIPTPPDVGRERAERELEQTEAALRDAEAADTGEMLVNAPVQGSTYPDLREAAAGRADATDLDVFPVGAVVPLMNSYRYAEMIDVVAAAKRGLGRDAPVHLFGAGHPMMFAVAVAAGCDLFDSAAYAIYARDDRYLTVRGTEHLEDLEYFPCSCAVCAAHDPEELRGYDDEERERLLAEHNLHVSFAEIRRVKQAIRSGNLLELVESRARSHPAMLDGYRALLDHADQLEREDPISKGSFFYLSEESARRPEVRRHHERVTRLDPEGEVLLTEGGIPSGDAYDAAWRVVPPFGPFPRALSETYPLTAEVPERSDRHAQEAAAEGVRELVEANPGTEFVLAHDDWPASALARVPDRVAIETLGGGR from the coding sequence ATGCGCGATCACTTCGAGGTCCGTCGGGGGGACGCCGCCGGGCGGATCGGCCGGCTGTCGGTCCCCCGCGCGGGCGTCACCGTCGAGACGCCGGCGCTGATGCCGGTCGTCAACCCGAACATCCGGACCATTCCTCCGAGAGAGCTCGAATCGGAGTTCGGCGCGGAGATCCTGATCACGAACTCCTACATCGTCCACAGCACCGACGACCTCCGCGAGCGGGCCGTCGAGGAGGGGCTCCACGACCTCCTCGGCTTCGACGGCGCGATCGTCACCGACTCGGGCTCGTTCCAGCTCGCGGAGTACGGCGAGATCGACGTGACGACGCGGGAGATCCTCGACTTCCAGCACGAGATCGGCTCGGACGTCGGGACGCCGATCGACATCCCCACGCCGCCGGACGTCGGCCGGGAGCGCGCCGAGCGGGAGCTAGAGCAGACCGAGGCGGCCCTGCGGGACGCCGAGGCCGCCGACACCGGCGAGATGCTGGTGAACGCGCCGGTGCAGGGGTCGACGTACCCGGACCTGCGCGAGGCGGCCGCCGGCCGCGCGGACGCGACCGACCTGGACGTGTTCCCCGTCGGCGCGGTCGTGCCGCTGATGAACAGCTACCGCTACGCCGAGATGATCGACGTCGTCGCCGCGGCGAAGCGCGGCCTCGGCCGCGACGCGCCGGTCCACCTGTTCGGCGCGGGCCACCCGATGATGTTCGCGGTCGCGGTCGCGGCCGGCTGTGACCTCTTCGACTCGGCGGCGTACGCCATCTACGCGCGCGACGATCGCTACCTGACCGTGCGGGGAACCGAGCACCTCGAAGACCTGGAGTACTTCCCCTGCTCGTGTGCGGTCTGCGCCGCGCACGATCCCGAGGAACTGCGCGGGTACGACGACGAGGAGCGCGAGCGCCTGCTGGCCGAGCACAACCTCCACGTGTCGTTCGCCGAGATCCGACGCGTGAAGCAGGCGATCCGCTCGGGGAACCTCCTCGAACTAGTGGAGTCGCGGGCGCGGTCCCACCCGGCGATGCTCGACGGCTACCGCGCGCTCCTGGACCACGCCGACCAGCTGGAGCGCGAGGATCCGATCTCGAAGGGCTCGTTCTTCTACCTCTCCGAGGAGTCGGCGCGCCGGCCGGAGGTGCGACGCCACCACGAGCGCGTGACGCGACTCGATCCGGAGGGCGAGGTGCTGCTGACCGAGGGCGGCATCCCCTCGGGCGACGCCTACGACGCGGCCTGGCGGGTCGTGCCGCCGTTCGGGCCGTTCCCGCGGGCGCTCTCGGAGACGTACCCGCTCACGGCCGAGGTCCCCGAGCGGAGCGACCGTCACGCGCAGGAGGCGGCCGCCGAGGGCGTCCGGGAACTGGTCGAAGCCAACCCCGGAACCGAGTTCGTCCTCGCTCACGACGACTGGCCCGCGTCGGCGCTAGCTCGGGTCCCCGATCGGGTCGCAATCGAGACGCTCGGCGGCGGTCGGTAG
- a CDS encoding carbon-nitrogen hydrolase family protein, translating into MPPTVAACQLDVSDLAVGANLDAVERRVRDLPDRVDVAIFPEYALTGFVADDRIRDVAVDRDGEPVDRIEALARESTTDLLVGFVERDGDALYNAAGYVAADGSRTVYRKRHLWDGEREVLEPGNDLMTVDSPVGEAGILTCYDLNFVGDSAALARPEVEALFVLGAWPAAHSENWTLLLRARALDGVRWTIGAGRTGRRKLADAREVAYAGRSLVASPDGGIRASLDRQETDLVVDLDPKALARQRDLVGVYDEEGGRGGESRASE; encoded by the coding sequence ATGCCGCCGACAGTCGCCGCGTGCCAACTCGACGTGAGCGACCTGGCCGTCGGAGCCAACCTCGACGCCGTCGAGCGCCGGGTTCGGGACCTTCCGGACCGCGTCGACGTGGCGATCTTCCCGGAGTACGCGCTCACCGGCTTCGTGGCCGACGACCGCATCCGGGACGTCGCTGTCGACCGCGACGGAGAGCCCGTAGACCGAATCGAGGCGTTGGCGCGGGAGTCGACGACGGACCTCCTCGTCGGCTTCGTCGAGCGCGACGGCGACGCGCTGTACAACGCGGCGGGCTACGTCGCGGCCGACGGGTCGCGGACAGTCTACCGGAAGCGACACCTCTGGGATGGCGAGCGGGAAGTGCTTGAACCCGGAAACGATCTGATGACGGTCGACTCGCCCGTCGGCGAAGCGGGAATCCTCACCTGCTACGACCTCAATTTCGTCGGCGACAGCGCCGCGCTCGCGCGCCCGGAGGTCGAAGCCCTGTTCGTGCTCGGCGCCTGGCCCGCGGCCCACAGCGAGAACTGGACCCTCCTGCTGCGTGCGCGGGCGCTGGACGGCGTCCGGTGGACAATCGGCGCGGGGCGAACCGGCAGGCGGAAGCTCGCCGACGCCCGCGAGGTCGCGTACGCGGGCCGGTCGCTGGTCGCGAGCCCCGACGGCGGGATCCGTGCGAGCCTCGACAGGCAGGAGACCGACCTCGTCGTCGACCTCGATCCCAAGGCGCTCGCGCGGCAGCGGGACCTGGTCGGAGTCTACGACGAGGAGGGCGGACGCGGCGGCGAGTCGCGCGCGAGCGAGTGA
- a CDS encoding pyridoxamine 5'-phosphate oxidase family protein → MHVSGAWSRPGIDEFLTAARVPVRLGCRTPGDTPWMLSLWYVWADGDAVDDEGWSPAEGLGDADRDREILCATSADADVVDFLRHEPEVSFEVSTNDYPYRGVRGRGTASIEPDTEKRLLRALFERYLGGTDNELGDRLLGPDREEVRIRVSPERLHSWDFSERMADVAPDER, encoded by the coding sequence ATGCACGTCTCCGGCGCGTGGTCCCGCCCCGGGATCGACGAGTTCCTGACGGCGGCCCGGGTGCCCGTTCGCCTCGGCTGCCGGACGCCCGGCGACACCCCCTGGATGCTCTCGCTGTGGTACGTCTGGGCCGACGGCGACGCCGTCGACGACGAGGGGTGGTCGCCCGCAGAGGGCCTCGGCGACGCCGATCGCGACCGGGAGATCCTCTGTGCCACGAGCGCCGACGCGGACGTCGTGGACTTCCTCCGACACGAGCCCGAGGTCTCCTTCGAGGTCTCGACCAACGACTACCCGTACCGCGGCGTCCGCGGCCGCGGGACGGCGTCGATCGAGCCGGACACCGAAAAGCGACTGCTCCGGGCGCTCTTCGAGCGGTACTTGGGCGGGACCGACAACGAACTGGGCGACCGCCTGCTCGGGCCCGACCGCGAGGAGGTCCGCATCCGGGTGTCGCCGGAGCGACTCCACTCGTGGGACTTCTCCGAGCGGATGGCCGACGTCGCGCCCGATGAGCGGTGA
- a CDS encoding VOC family protein: MNGTAIDHVKLQIPADGIETALAFYRDGLGFEIDGMDLYESGEKPFFSVRLAPGAVIHLEPSDDFAAPSRTAYDHVAVRVDDTIEGVEAALDDAGIEIDRRLDPLGATGVAPAVYVTDPFGYRIELKAERA, encoded by the coding sequence GTGAACGGGACCGCCATCGACCACGTGAAACTGCAGATCCCCGCCGACGGGATCGAGACCGCACTGGCGTTCTACCGGGACGGGCTCGGCTTCGAGATCGACGGGATGGACCTGTACGAGTCCGGCGAGAAGCCGTTCTTCTCGGTCCGGCTCGCGCCCGGCGCCGTGATCCACCTCGAACCGTCCGACGACTTCGCGGCGCCGTCGCGGACCGCCTACGACCACGTCGCCGTCCGCGTCGACGACACGATCGAGGGGGTCGAGGCGGCGCTCGACGACGCGGGGATCGAGATCGACCGCCGGCTCGACCCGCTGGGCGCGACGGGCGTGGCGCCCGCCGTGTACGTCACGGACCCGTTCGGCTACCGGATCGAACTGAAGGCCGAGCGGGCGTAG